A section of the Opitutales bacterium genome encodes:
- a CDS encoding amidohydrolase — MTIDSCVREILDEIVAIRRDLHAHPETAYEEERTAGIIAAELRQIPLMEVEEGVGDTPGVVGVLRRDLPGPCVGLRADMDALAMEDACGQEWASTITGKAHTCGHDGHTAALIGAARVLGVLQERLMHPVKFIFQPAEEGGAGAERLCKAGVLKDPDVAVIYGMHGWPWLPKGTVGVASGPILAASTSMEITITGRGGHAAMPHQTVDPVYVSAQVITALQSIISRNLNPWEPGVISVCKVDAGSAFNVIPDSVHMLGTVRALSNETSDFLFDRIRETVGQVAAAFGAYGEVTFDDPYPATVNHPSALKAFKQSIKPEKVKVQKVEPVMGGEDFSFYGQQIPANFWFLGVQDPEAAETPLLHQPAYDFPDDQLGLAIKLHARSALGKVDGV; from the coding sequence ATGACAATCGATTCTTGCGTGCGCGAAATTTTGGATGAAATTGTGGCGATCCGCCGCGATTTGCATGCGCATCCAGAAACGGCTTATGAGGAAGAGCGTACGGCCGGAATTATTGCGGCAGAGCTACGTCAGATTCCCTTGATGGAAGTGGAAGAGGGCGTCGGGGACACGCCGGGCGTGGTGGGCGTGTTGAGGCGTGATCTGCCGGGGCCTTGTGTGGGCTTGCGTGCCGACATGGATGCCTTGGCTATGGAGGATGCCTGCGGTCAGGAGTGGGCATCCACGATCACGGGGAAGGCGCACACTTGTGGGCATGATGGACACACTGCGGCCTTGATTGGCGCCGCCCGTGTGCTGGGTGTGTTGCAAGAGCGACTCATGCATCCGGTAAAATTTATCTTTCAGCCTGCCGAAGAGGGCGGCGCTGGGGCAGAACGCTTATGCAAGGCGGGCGTGCTTAAAGATCCAGATGTGGCGGTAATTTACGGAATGCATGGTTGGCCTTGGTTACCGAAGGGCACGGTCGGCGTGGCGAGTGGGCCGATCTTGGCCGCTTCCACGAGTATGGAAATTACCATAACTGGGCGCGGCGGTCATGCGGCTATGCCTCACCAAACGGTGGACCCGGTGTATGTGTCTGCTCAAGTGATTACCGCTCTCCAAAGTATTATATCCCGCAACTTGAACCCGTGGGAGCCTGGAGTCATTTCCGTCTGCAAAGTCGACGCAGGTTCAGCTTTCAATGTCATTCCTGATTCGGTGCACATGCTCGGGACCGTCCGGGCATTATCGAATGAAACGAGCGACTTCCTATTTGATCGCATTCGCGAGACGGTTGGACAGGTGGCAGCAGCCTTCGGAGCTTATGGCGAGGTGACGTTTGACGATCCTTATCCGGCGACGGTGAACCACCCGAGTGCGCTCAAGGCTTTCAAGCAGTCTATCAAGCCAGAGAAAGTCAAAGTGCAGAAAGTAGAGCCGGTGATGGGCGGCGAGGATTTTTCGTTCTACGGTCAACAGATCCCGGCAAATTTCTGGTTTCTCGGCGTGCAAGATCCTGAGGCTGCCGAGACCCCACTGCTCCACCAGCCTGCTTACGATTTTCCCGATGATCAACTCGGTCTCGCCATTAAGCTCCATGCGCGCTCGGCCCTGGGAAAAGTGGACGGGGTTTAG
- a CDS encoding helix-turn-helix transcriptional regulator has product MNLFTPTEVQARLSADVKRARKHARWTQQDMSERTGIPYSTYRLFESTGQTSLENFLKIVGVLGSFAPLQELFPDPEYESLDDIDGL; this is encoded by the coding sequence CTCTTCACTCCAACAGAAGTCCAAGCCCGATTATCTGCGGATGTAAAACGCGCGCGCAAGCACGCCCGCTGGACCCAACAGGACATGTCCGAACGTACCGGCATACCCTATTCCACCTACCGCCTCTTCGAATCGACCGGCCAAACCTCACTTGAGAACTTCTTGAAGATTGTTGGCGTCTTGGGAAGCTTTGCGCCACTCCAAGAGCTTTTTCCTGACCCAGAATACGAAAGCCTAGACGATATCGATGGCCTTTAG
- a CDS encoding type II toxin-antitoxin system HipA family toxin, which produces MAFRLNVFLGDQRVGQILETDSGNFFEYDVLWLRNGIDLSPFHLSLKPGVFGPKHWGTGRVLPGLFEDALPDKFGMSVLMRRFEEAGHKRPSLVRLLAHLGNKTMGALTFEPSEGPIDKSDPVNIASAARSAHHILSHQDNNERLDSSLMISGATAGGAQPKMLVAISDDGKCVCTGSDEIPPGFEPWILKFAAGPDDNQGKLEHAYFEIAEEAGILVPETRLIQDEQGGHHFAIRRFDRRPTNPNSRIHLHTYASMQHLDFKSPENDYAHLLRTTYALTKNQRDVEEQFRRMVFNFLAHNRDDHAKNFSFLYDDSWRISPAYDLVFCDNTLGRNWMLIGGRGHRIDRAHFQDIGRIFSISAKRIDEILDSVKAAVGLWPSIADRHGLPDGYAAAIARSMPRLGE; this is translated from the coding sequence ATGGCCTTTAGACTCAATGTATTTCTGGGAGATCAACGCGTAGGACAGATCCTCGAGACTGACTCTGGAAATTTTTTCGAGTATGATGTGCTCTGGCTGCGCAACGGCATCGATCTCTCGCCCTTTCATCTGTCACTCAAGCCAGGGGTTTTCGGCCCGAAGCACTGGGGGACGGGCCGAGTCCTACCCGGTCTGTTTGAAGACGCGCTACCAGATAAGTTTGGCATGTCGGTGCTTATGCGGCGCTTCGAAGAAGCAGGACACAAACGCCCGTCACTCGTGAGATTGCTGGCTCATTTGGGTAATAAGACGATGGGCGCACTCACTTTCGAACCGAGCGAGGGACCGATCGATAAATCAGACCCAGTGAATATTGCGTCAGCCGCTCGGTCCGCACACCACATCCTATCTCATCAGGATAATAATGAACGGTTAGACAGCAGCCTTATGATCTCCGGAGCAACAGCGGGAGGTGCGCAGCCGAAGATGCTCGTCGCGATTAGCGATGATGGAAAATGTGTGTGCACTGGAAGCGATGAGATCCCGCCCGGATTTGAACCCTGGATTTTGAAGTTCGCAGCTGGACCTGATGACAACCAAGGAAAACTGGAACATGCCTATTTTGAAATAGCCGAAGAAGCAGGGATCCTAGTTCCGGAAACTCGACTTATTCAGGACGAGCAGGGCGGCCACCACTTTGCCATACGCCGCTTCGATCGCAGGCCAACAAACCCCAACTCAAGGATCCACCTACACACCTATGCATCAATGCAACACCTCGATTTCAAAAGCCCCGAAAACGATTATGCCCATCTACTCAGGACCACCTACGCCCTGACAAAGAACCAACGCGATGTGGAAGAACAGTTTCGGCGCATGGTGTTTAACTTCCTCGCCCACAACCGTGACGATCATGCCAAGAACTTCTCATTTCTCTACGATGACAGCTGGCGCATTTCTCCTGCATACGACCTGGTGTTCTGTGACAATACCTTGGGTCGTAATTGGATGCTGATTGGGGGAAGAGGCCATCGTATCGACCGCGCTCATTTTCAAGACATCGGACGCATCTTTTCCATATCAGCGAAACGCATTGATGAGATCCTAGATAGCGTAAAAGCGGCTGTCGGTCTCTGGCCATCAATCGCCGATAGACATGGGCTGCCCGATGGGTATGCAGCGGCTATCGCCCGATCCATGCCTCGGTTAGGCGAATAA